Below is a genomic region from Rana temporaria chromosome 3, aRanTem1.1, whole genome shotgun sequence.
gcggagctgaaatttccggtgcaaagttacacctcataaaagcaggggtaactttgcaccaaacttgcagaggtcagctggagagcagctaaagcagcagcgttacaaacgaactgagcaacaacacttgctggacaacacatagaggcggtccccatgttgggagaggccctcaataatttcagccctctcctctgggctgaaattggttatccgcccacctgaggattcctcatcagccataactgccccaccacaatgcaaacgacctagcttagaaaaaaaaaaagcttcagtacatttgcacctgcagggcggaagtctgggctgattcatggactgggctttggtagtgggtcggcgtagctcagggatcacgccggggtgcagttctgagcatgtgcagattggggcatttacccctggatgtcactgagcatgtgcggtctaagatgcgccccggcgtgacccctgcgccacggtcggaacttcattagcatagggtgactcccagttggccttaccccgccttacgccgtctaaaatccgccccgctggggcatcgtagacaaaaaaagtttcttgaatcacctaactgcctctccgcactggaccggtgtagtctaaaaatgatgcaccacgccggtgcaaatctgcaccattgttcatgaatctggcccttttagTGTAAGTCTTGGAGTAACTGCCTTTGTGCATCAagtgcaactttacgccggagtaAATTGGAACTTACGCCGATGAGGAGTATCTTAcgccggcataagtgctttgtgaatctgggcctgtgtgtttgGGAGGATCTGGGTCGTCTTTGATGCCCCATGTCCTCTCATTTGGATGGATCTGGATTTatttacagtggggtagattcaggaacaatttccgccggtgtagactgagatgcgcggcgtaaatgccaatttgcgccggcgtatctccgcgccgtattcagcaaacaatattacgccgtaacgtagattttttttttttcgtttggacctttccacgccggtgcggcgtgggcgcccatttacgctggtctgaactagcgcggccctggtttttctattttaaatatgcaaatgagggagttggtccgattcagcaaattacgaattgccggcgcaggctactcccggtgcgtgtaactctggtttgcagcggaaagttaccctttataaagcaggggtaactttacaccaaacttgcagaggtcagctggagagcaactaaagcagcagcgttacaaacgacctgagcaacaacacttgctggacaacacatagaggcggtccccatgttgggagaggccctcaataattacagccctctcctctgggctgaaattggtcatccgcccacctgaggattcctcatcagccataactgccccaccacaatgcaaaccacctagcttggaaaaaaaaagcttcagtacatttgcacctgcagggcggaagtctgggctgattcagggactgggctttggtagtgggtcggcggagctcagggatcacgccggggcgcagttctgagcatgtgcagattggggcatttacccctggatgtcactgagcatgtgcggtctaagatgcgccccggcgtgacccctgcgccacgctccccgcttcattagcatagggagccacccattttattctaccccgccttacgccgcgctacgccgccttacgccgtgtaaaatccgccacgccggggcaagagacaggaaaaaagtttcctgaatcactagcatgcctctctgcgctgctccggcgcagtgtaaaaaagatgcactgcgccggaccaaagatccgctgatgttcctgaatctggcccactatattGGCTACTACTGTTTCTTTCtgtttctactctcttctctttccttctcttgcTCTTTTTCCTATAGTGCAGTCGGCATTGTGTTGCTTACCATGTTCATTTTGCGGATGGATTATTTTGCTTAGTGTCGCTGGAAGCTGAGTTAACtgcctaatgtttttttttttttttctctctgtcagAGCTCAGATGAGATACTGAAACTGTCTAGGCCTAGCTACTGATGTTATTTAGTTCAGGTATTTTAGAAAGTATGGTTTACTCGAAGTTTTCTATAATTGCCTGTTTTTACTGTGTTTGACACTGTATTGCGTATTGGTATTTGTTCTAGCCTCATGTTTTGCAGAAGCCTCTGCACTTGCCTTGTATTGTTATGATATACTTTTGCTTCAATAAActtgaaatgttaaaaaaaaaaaagcgaataaaacaaaaacaaaaaaaaaaataaacaaattttgttggcagtgcacatgtctagtatatacagagtttaaaaaaaattgcacaacaAATAATATTGGGTCCAGTTGAAATAATTTCTTTAAGTCACACTACAAAACTCTCAATCCAGAATGATTGGTATACAGCACTGATACCGCTTAATATTATACAGCCATTTATTCTAACCTGTTTCAGGCTTGCTGGCAATCATCAGTCCAGTGTATGGAAACAATTGCTTCTGGAGAATATGGCTTGGGGACCAACACAAATGCATTGGATTTGTTTTTGCTTTCCACTGCAATTGTGAGAAGTTAAATTTCTTCTTATTTCAgcctaaattattattattttttttccacaaaaggtttttattaaggCAAAATCAAGGGTACAATACAAACGTTTGTCAAGTTGCATAGTTCCAAGACAGGTATATAGAGGGCTTCATTGACAAACCCGTAACAATATATGCATCAGACAGAACATTGAAACataaaacaaacagaaaagaACATTAGGAAGCAAAAGGAACCTGGAAAGCAAAACATGGTGCAGAGGTAGAAGAGTACATCTGACATATAGTTTACGTAGGGCAGAGGTGCCCCAGATGTTGCAAAAGTTGTCCCATTGTAGGAGAAGAAGCTTAGTCTACCCATATCTGACTTAGAGATGCAGCAGGGATGAATAGGGGTAGATAAACGTGCAAGTCCTGAATAAACAGGTGGTCAGAGTGGGACAGCAAGTTGGACACGGGTCCACTGTCAAAATGGGAACAAATTCCAAAAAAGAGGGGTGTGGACGGGAAAGAacaaaggagggggggagagaagagcggaatGGAAGGGGGCCACTCCTCCGTCGCAGCATTCCCAGACACAGCAGCCTGGGAGAAGGGTATATAACATTAAGCGATTTCACGAAGCCGCGGGGTGAATCACGTTTTAGGTGGGGAAATAGGATTTATAGCGGTCAGAGAATGTGAAATTGGTCCAACAAGCccaggtttgtgtgaaagtttgtAGCCGTTCCTGAGAAATAGTGATTAACTCCTCTAATTCAGCTATTTTTGCTACTCTAGACAGCCATTCCCTAATGGTGGGTGTGGCCGATGAGCGCCAATGTGTTGGAATGCAGAGCCTAGCCGCGTTAACCATGTGCATGGCTAAAGATTTGTGATATTCACGTTTAGAGAGGGTTGTGTGATGGAGGAGGTACTGTGCCGGGCTGTAGTCCAACTCATACGTGGTAACGCTTTTAATGATGGAGTGTACCTCAGCCCAGAAAGGCTGGACAGACCTacactcccaccagatgtgaaTCATCGATCCCACATCATCATTGCATCTCCAGCAAATATTCGGGTTGTCAGGCGAAAATTTGTGCAAGCGTGAGGGGGTCCTGTACCATTTGGTCACAATTTTGTATCCATTTTCTTGGATCGCCACATTCATGGAACCTTTATGAGCAAGAGTATAGATGTTTCCCCAGTCTTCTTCATCAAAAGTTAGGTTTAGGTCCCTTTCCCAGGACTCGTGCAGTCGTTTAGACACCAGGGGAAGGGGATCTACCTGGAGGAGAGCGTAGAGGAGAGAAATGAGATGTCTTTGTGGTGGATTCAgcctaaattattatttattttcttgttcTCTTACCAGGGGGTCTATCAAAATAATGTAACTTATATTGTACTAACAGGTTTTCCAAATCTAAAACACATTAAAATTCTATTTTTCTTGGTGCTTGTTTTCATATATTGTGTTACTATTTCTGGAAATCTTGTTATTGTGATTTTATATCATCTGAGTAAAACACTTCAGTCTCCCATGTACCTCTTCATCACCCAACTATCATTGTTTGATATAATTCTGTCTACAGATATTCTTCCCAACCTTCTTTATATCATCTTACATGATGGATGCACCATGTCTCTTGCTGGATGTATCATCCAGTTTTCGTTCTTTGCCCATGCTGAGGCCTCAGAGTGTTTTCTATTGACTGTGATGTCCTATGACCGGTATTTGGCTATTTGTAAGCCCCTGCATTACAACTCTATAATGAACCAatctatttgcattaaattagtgATTATTATTTGGTTACTGGGTTTCAAAATGACATTGGTTAATTCTATGTCTTTGTGCAGTTTATACTATTGCGGACCAAACATCATTCATCACTTCTTCTGTGACTATCTACAAATAATTGAGCTTTCCTGCTCCGATACTTCATGGATTCATATTCAGACCTATCTAGTAGGGCTCATCTGTGTCATAGCACCTTTTATTATAATTGTTATATCTTATATCTGTATTGTTATAACCATCCTCAAAATTAAATCCAATACAGGAAGAAAGAAAGCCTTCACCACCTGCAGCTCTCACTTGACCgtagtttgcattttttttgggacaCTAATTGCTGTGTATATGTTTCCAACAAAAGGACAACTAGATATTCTAAGCAAGGTCCTCTCTCTCTTTTACACTATAATGACTCCGTTGCTCAATCCGATCATATACACCTTCAGGAACAAGGACTTTAAAAAAGctattgaaaaaattaaataaaaataaataaaagtttttcaACAAGGCGCAATATCAATGATCGACTGCTAACGGGTTTCTTTTCATACATAAAGCGCACTGGGTTATAAGGAGCATTAAATGAAACAAAACTGATAAGTCAAATATTATTCAACTCTTTCACAATAACTCTCAACATTGTTCAGTTGTAacacataaaatacaaaacaatacaCTCACTTTTTCAGTTTATTCCTCTACCACAAATCCATCAaattcttcatcttcagtgtctgAGGTTAACAGTTGGGCAATTTCGGCATCAAGCATGCCCGGATCCCTGTCATCGTTATCATTATCCGAGTCAGTCTCGTTGCTGTTACTTAGCTGTTCAGTGATAATTTCCGGCCTTCCTGAAAGCTCGGATGACACTGGAGACTGATACCTTCGCCCAGGCATCCACGATCCACTGGCAGATAGTGGCATAACTCGCCTGGCATTGCCTCCCTGTCTTGGTGAATGTGTGTTCGCCTTCTGTCATCCAATGCTCCCACGCAGCTCGCAATTTAACTTTAAATGACCTGTTGACACCAATATCTAGTGGCTGGAGTTCTTTGGTTAATCTATCCGAAATGATGGAAAGCACCAAATTAGTTTTATTCACTTGGGTTTTGACAGTATTGGTCAGATGGGTGCACATGGAGTCACAGATCAATAGGGACGGAGATTTGTGTAAAAAGCCATCTGGTCTCTTGACATAAACCTCTCTCAGCCACTCActcatcttctcctcctccatccagCCCTTTGGGTTAGCCTTCCTCTTGAAAATGACCATGGGTGGTAGTTTCTGGTGATTAGCCTGGCAACCGAGAACTACAGTGAACAATGACTTCTCGTTTCCTGTAGTGCTTATAGATACCGTACTGGTCCCTGTTTTGTCGACAGTACGGTTTATGGGGATATCAAAGGTGAAGGGGACCTCATTCATGTTGGTGATGTGTTCTGGCCGGATCTTATTTTCATTCATCTTGTTCTTGCAATAGGTGCGGAAAATGACCAGATTTTCTTCGTAGAGGAAGACTTTGCCAAAAGAAAAGTTTCCGGTTGGCGTCATCATCAAGGCTAACCCGAAGGGCTGGATGGACGAGGAGAAGATGAGTGAGTGGCTGAGAGAGGTTTATGTCAACAGACCAGATGGCTTTTTCCACAAATCTCTGTCCCTATTGATCTGTGACTCCATGCGCGCCCATCTGACCAATACTGTCAAAATCACAAAatgcaactctctccttaatagCTTACCCTTACACAGGCTATtcctcttcagtctattatgaatgctgctgccagaatcAGGCACCTCACTAgccgatccgtgactgctgccCCTCTattccaatcccttcactggcttccactaCCCTaccgtataaaattcaaaatactaaccacaacatacaaggctatCCACAACATTGTCCCCAGCTACATCacaaacctcatctgcagatattgtgcaaatcgtctcctccgctcctccaggacctcctgctctttagctcccttgttacctcctacctcccatgctcacctacagaacttctccagagcctctccaatcctctaGAACTCCCTGCCCCGTCTGATCAGCCTCtatcctgtccacctttaggatatacctgaaaactcatttattcagggaagcctattcaCACCCGTCTAACAACtatccccgagccacccccatcaaatcatcccccacagctattaccttttgtaccacctccccctcccataaagattgtaagctccatgagcagggcacccctgtcccttctgtattgaactgtattgtaattgtgctgtctcccctctacattgtaaagcactgtgcaaactgttggtgctatataaattgtgtataatgataataataataataataataataataataataataataataataataataataataataataataataatattatgatTTTAgagtgaatatttcaacagcactgcacctgccaccacctgttcacctgtgatatactgtgtttttctgtcaagtacatagttcagggacaggttccagatattttcctatagggacagtcagcattctataggtgactctgaatatttcaacaccactgcacctgccaccacctgttcacctgtgatatactgtgtttttctgtcaagtacatagttcagtgacaggttccagatattttcctatatgggcagtcagcattctataggtgactctgaatatttcaacaccactgcacctgccaccacctgttcattcacctgtgatatactgtgttttgctgtcaagtacatagttcagggacaggttccagatattttcctataggggcagtcagaattctataggtgactctgaatatttcggcagcactgcacctgccaccacctgttcacctgtgatatactgtgtttttctgtcaagtacatagttcagggacaggttccagatattttcctataggggcagtaagcattctataggtgactctgaatatttcaacagcactgcacctgccaccacctcttcacctgtgatatactgtgtttttctgtcaagtacatagttcagggacaggttccagatattttcctataggggcagtcagcaatctataggtgactctgaatatttaaacagcactgcacctgccaccacctgttcacctgtgatatactgtgtttttctgtcaagtacatagttcagggacaggttccagatattttcctataggggcagtcagcattctataggtgactaTGAATATTTCAAcaccactgcacctgtcccctgtgatatactgtctgtccagtacatcatttagggctgggttcctgcttcttgctataggtggagaaatatataggtgaatatctgcccatgtcaccagcactccacctgtcccctgtgatatactgtctgtgcagtacattgtttagggctgacttcctgcttattgctataggtagagaaatatataggtgaatctctgcctatttcaccagcttacactattttgtatttaacatttctcaaaattagggcaagaccctaaatttgagaaatatataggtgaatctctgcccatttcaccagcactccacctgtcccctgtgatatactgtctgtgcagtacattgtttagtgctggcttcctgcttattgctataggtagagaaatatataggtgaatctctgcctatttcaccagcttacactatttttgtatttaaaatttgtcaaaattagggcaagaccctaaatttgagaaatatataggtgaatctctgcccatttcaccagcactccgccagtacattgtttagggctgggttcctgcttcttgttataggtagagaaatatataggtgaatctctgcctatttcaccatattacactatttttgtatttaaaatttctcaaaattagggcaagaccctaaatttgagaaatat
It encodes:
- the LOC120930714 gene encoding olfactory receptor 154-like is translated as MARQKRRRVHDELEVSLARDQTKQTRYMGSLAGDLSRVAASLESSAESQAACTLAMKEAITQQAGQSLLINDSLQDVVGNGAALLMSLGELQATTSELVAEVRSLAGAGVYQNNVTYIVLTGFPNLKHIKILFFLVLVFIYCVTISGNLVIVILYHLSKTLQSPMYLFITQLSLFDIILSTDILPNLLYIILHDGCTMSLAGCIIQFSFFAHAEASECFLLTVMSYDRYLAICKPLHYNSIMNQSICIKLVIIIWLLGFKMTLVNSMSLCSLYYCGPNIIHHFFCDYLQIIELSCSDTSWIHIQTYLVGLICVIAPFIIIVISYICIVITILKIKSNTGRKKAFTTCSSHLTVVCIFFGTLIAVYMFPTKGQLDILSKVLSLFYTIMTPLLNPIIYTFRNKDFKKAIEKIK